In Leptodesmis sichuanensis A121, the following are encoded in one genomic region:
- a CDS encoding methyl-accepting chemotaxis protein, whose amino-acid sequence MNLPLSNSSPSTESFSPPHPIAASPASPPSSQPSVPFRREMVMGALPLLLAPLGVAVAMNHQATAQQQAKQVEQDLQDQTITLGRVTRDRLNDAKKLPRLVAPDPAIVEFSRKTSKDVKAAQLDRLSGTTVEQQKRHQLPASANLNNYLKRKAEAAQFADLMITEEHGVNVASNRPHPQLVHRSAAWWQEVQKNGEAVQPVFNSDGAVMGIDLAKAIADPNSGQRLGTVKGRIPMHYLDRALHTLPLANLSSSLQVQILAPAENNLMKPIRTLTSDGLKDTSEVLGGTPIAQKAIELVQQLQVQNPPEEPTIQSFDYGNGDRGLLTVSMQGNQRYLLATIPGSNWVAVGAMPQKELASQGWTWALAALLVALAGGISAASIITIRRLSKAFSELNFALDQVAAGNWDARMKLAGPPELKDLAQRFNQLTTTVATLQSAQAEALKQAQFYSNLTHTASQGDRKMVYNLALQKIRELLAADRTIIYLFDEQWQGTVVAESVAKEYPTALGTNITDPCFVNSYVEKYRRGRVQALANIYEANLDLCYIGQLEPFEVKANIVAPILLHQRLLGLLCVHQCSGPRAWQEAEVNFLRQAAIELSFALEQVDLFEQKEQARLQAERLSQEQVQKTRLLQEQLVELLSSVEGAARGDLTVRADVTAGEIGTVADFFNSIVESLRQIVTQVKESALEVNLALGKNEQAMRQLAEDAQKQAEETNLTLQTVEEMKFSIQQVAESASQAAEVAQTASEMAQEGGVAMDLTVQNILKLRETIGETAKKVKRLGESSQEISKVVSLINQIATQTNLLAINAGIEAARAGEDGQGFAVVAEEVGALAARSAAATQEIEQIVQTIQRETSEVVEAMEQGTTQVVEGTYLVKNTRQSLEQIVDVSQQIDQLLQSISKATVSQVQTSQAIALLMQDVAQVAGQTSGSSRQVSTSLRQTVDIARSLQESVEMFKVI is encoded by the coding sequence GCCCAGTGTACCTTTCCGCCGAGAGATGGTAATGGGAGCCTTACCGTTGTTATTAGCTCCTCTGGGAGTAGCGGTTGCGATGAATCATCAAGCGACGGCACAACAACAGGCCAAACAGGTTGAGCAAGATTTGCAAGACCAGACAATCACTCTGGGACGGGTGACTCGCGATCGGTTGAATGACGCGAAAAAATTGCCGCGGCTGGTGGCACCGGATCCGGCCATCGTTGAGTTCTCGCGGAAAACCAGCAAAGATGTGAAGGCCGCTCAATTAGATCGGCTGTCTGGCACAACGGTAGAACAGCAAAAACGGCATCAACTGCCTGCCAGTGCCAACCTGAATAATTACCTGAAACGCAAAGCGGAAGCGGCTCAGTTTGCCGATTTGATGATCACAGAAGAACATGGCGTGAATGTTGCTTCTAACCGTCCGCATCCCCAACTTGTGCATCGCAGTGCGGCCTGGTGGCAGGAGGTACAGAAAAATGGGGAAGCGGTTCAACCCGTGTTTAATAGCGACGGTGCTGTGATGGGGATTGATCTGGCTAAGGCGATCGCTGATCCGAATTCCGGTCAACGGTTAGGGACTGTCAAAGGTCGAATTCCGATGCATTATCTGGATCGGGCGTTGCATACGTTGCCTCTGGCTAACCTCTCAAGTTCCCTGCAGGTGCAAATTCTCGCCCCTGCTGAGAATAACCTGATGAAACCCATCAGAACTTTGACGAGTGATGGTCTGAAGGACACCTCCGAGGTACTGGGAGGCACACCGATCGCGCAAAAAGCGATTGAACTGGTGCAGCAACTGCAAGTTCAGAATCCACCTGAGGAGCCGACCATCCAGAGTTTTGACTACGGCAATGGCGATCGGGGGTTACTCACAGTCTCGATGCAGGGGAATCAGCGCTATCTGCTGGCGACAATTCCAGGCAGTAACTGGGTTGCGGTCGGTGCCATGCCCCAAAAAGAACTGGCCAGTCAAGGCTGGACTTGGGCGTTAGCCGCCTTACTGGTAGCTCTGGCTGGGGGCATTTCCGCCGCCTCTATTATCACCATCCGCCGTCTGTCGAAAGCATTCAGTGAGTTGAATTTTGCCCTCGATCAGGTGGCGGCGGGTAATTGGGATGCCAGGATGAAACTAGCAGGGCCACCTGAACTAAAGGATTTGGCTCAACGGTTCAATCAGTTAACAACTACAGTTGCTACTCTGCAATCAGCTCAGGCAGAAGCGCTCAAGCAAGCTCAGTTTTATAGCAATCTCACCCACACTGCCAGCCAAGGCGATCGCAAAATGGTCTATAACCTAGCGCTGCAAAAAATCCGGGAGTTACTTGCTGCTGATCGCACGATTATTTACTTGTTTGACGAGCAATGGCAGGGTACGGTTGTTGCCGAATCTGTTGCCAAGGAATACCCAACTGCGTTGGGAACCAATATCACCGATCCCTGCTTTGTAAATTCCTACGTGGAAAAATATCGTCGAGGGCGAGTGCAGGCGCTTGCCAATATCTATGAAGCCAATCTAGATTTGTGTTACATCGGCCAGTTAGAGCCGTTTGAAGTCAAGGCGAACATTGTTGCCCCGATCCTGCTGCATCAGCGCCTGTTGGGACTACTCTGCGTCCATCAATGTTCTGGCCCCCGTGCCTGGCAAGAGGCAGAAGTGAATTTCCTGCGACAAGCAGCGATCGAACTGAGCTTTGCCCTAGAGCAGGTAGATCTGTTTGAGCAAAAAGAACAGGCCCGTTTACAGGCCGAACGTTTATCTCAAGAGCAAGTGCAGAAGACCCGATTGCTGCAGGAACAACTGGTAGAACTGCTGAGTAGTGTGGAAGGAGCCGCCAGGGGTGATTTAACCGTGCGGGCAGACGTAACGGCGGGAGAAATTGGCACGGTGGCAGACTTCTTTAACTCTATTGTGGAAAGTCTGCGGCAGATTGTGACGCAGGTGAAGGAGTCGGCTCTGGAAGTGAATCTGGCCTTAGGCAAAAACGAACAGGCCATGCGGCAACTGGCAGAAGATGCCCAAAAACAAGCCGAAGAAACCAATCTGACACTACAAACCGTCGAAGAAATGAAGTTCTCGATTCAGCAGGTGGCAGAGAGTGCGTCCCAGGCAGCAGAAGTCGCCCAAACGGCTTCTGAAATGGCCCAGGAAGGTGGGGTAGCCATGGATTTGACGGTACAAAATATTCTCAAACTCCGCGAAACGATCGGTGAAACGGCGAAGAAGGTGAAGCGATTAGGTGAATCCTCTCAAGAAATCTCTAAAGTCGTGTCGTTAATTAATCAAATTGCCACTCAAACCAACCTGCTGGCAATTAATGCTGGAATTGAAGCGGCACGGGCAGGGGAAGACGGGCAGGGATTTGCAGTCGTTGCAGAGGAGGTGGGCGCACTGGCAGCCCGATCAGCAGCGGCCACTCAGGAAATTGAACAAATTGTGCAAACTATTCAACGGGAAACCAGCGAAGTCGTAGAGGCGATGGAGCAGGGAACTACTCAGGTGGTAGAAGGGACCTATCTGGTCAAAAACACGCGCCAAAGTCTGGAACAGATTGTGGATGTCTCCCAGCAGATTGATCAGTTGTTGCAATCAATTTCTAAAGCGACGGTTTCGCAAGTACAAACCTCCCAGGCGATCGCCCTGCTGATGCAAGATGTCGCTCAGGTTGCCGGACAAACTTCTGGCTCTTCCCGCCAGGTTTCCACCTCGCTCCGCCAAACCGTAGACATTGCCAGGAGCCTTCAGGAATCCGTAGAAATGTTCAAAGTCATTTGA